GCGAAAGAATCAAATCCGTTTTTTCCATAGCATTAACCATAGCGTTTTTAAGCGCTTGTTTCTTTACAGTGGCTGGATCTTGCAGACCATATTCAACATTGCTAAGTTCATTAGAACCATTACTAACTACTGCTGCAATGACTCCAGCAAGCAAATCTAGCTTATGCAGCTCAACAACAAAAACTCTTGTCGCTTTATAACCATCGAAGTTATAAGTTCGTGTTTTAGTGTCGTATTTTTTTTCTTCAGTAATCTGCATAGATTCCAGTTGCATTTGCTTCTCATCAACGCCTAAGTCTCTAACTGAATTTAAAACTTTTTTGGCCGTTAGCTCATTCTTTTGACGAGCTTTCTCAGCGTCATTCTCTTTATTGATGATGGCAAACCTCATCGTTGCTTTGTCTGGATCGACTTTGATGCTTGACTTGCCGGTGACCGTCACTTGCCTTGGTTTGGATTCTTCTGCTTGGGCACTCAGCCCTAGAATTGTTAATATCACTGCTATGCATATTAGTTTTTTCATACCTACATTGTAACTAGTTTTGGAAGATAATTCATAATTATTTTGAATTGTGTTAAAGTTCTGCTGCTTTAATAGTGTCTAAAGCAAACAGTCAAAATTCGTAGACTTTTTACTTTACACCAGATTTTATGTTTTCAGCTTGAAGCTTATCACAAAACGAATTTCCCAGAAAATGGCTGGAGGCGTTTTCTGGATAAATTGTTTTGTGCATAAGCTTCTTAAGACTCGCGTACAGTTAACTTTTACTTTGACGGCTGGTTAAATAGAAAACTAAAAGCAATGGATGTCAAAATAATTATGAATTACTTTAAGCTATAATGATCTAATGGCAAAGGTAGCAATAGTAACAGGCAACGCCAAGGGACTTGGCAAAGCAATCTCAGAGCGCTTGTCTGAGCTTGCTTATTTAGAACCGCAAATAATTAGATCTAAGGATTATGATCTCAAAAATCCTCAACAAGCCCAAAGACTAATTCAAGAAACAATTGAGAAATATGGTCAGCTTGATTTATTGGTCAACAATATCGGCACTTATGCTGCAAAGACAATTGATGATTTGGAGATAAATGAATGGCAAGACATGGTAGCAACCAATCTCAACGCAGCTTTTTATTTATCAAAGTATGCTTTGCCACATTTGCGTAAGTCACGCGGTAGCATTATCAATATTGGTTTCGCTGGACTTGAATCTAATATCCCCATGCCAAGAATAATTGCCTATCAAAGTGCCAAGGCGGGTTTGCTGGCATTGACAAAAGGACTTGCAAAGGCTGAAGCTGTGAATCAAGTCAAGATCAATATGGTTTCTCCAGGTACTATGGAAAACTCAGTTGAGCATAATGCTATGGACAAGATACCGATGGGAAGGCTGGCGAAGATGAGTGAGGTTGTTGATGCGGTGATGCTTCTGGTACAAAGTGATTACATCACTGGCCAGAACATTGACATAAGCGGCGGCTGGGGACTGTGAGTTTCCTTACAAGCTCACAGGAAACTCAAGTGGGGGTGCGGTTATATATTCCCCTTCAACCGAACATACTTAGCAATGTTCATACCATCAAGAGCTTCGATTTTAGTTAAATCAGCATCAGAGACTTCACCGTCTACGTTAATCACCATCACGGCGCTTGCAGAGTCTTTGGTACGTCCAAGGTTCATACCGCTGATATTGACGCTTGATTCCCAAAGTATCTTAGATACTTGCGCAACCACACCAGGTTGGTCCTTGTGGAAAGTCACGATAGAGTGATTCTCTGGTCTAATATTGACTGGATATTTATCAATTTGAATAATTGCAGGGATATCACCTTGAAGCACAGTCCCGCCAATGGTTCTATTACCTGCATCGGTTTTGAGTGTAACTCTCAGTTTGTCGATATATGCGCCAGAATCTTCTGACTTAAGTTCGACTACTTTGATACCACGTTCTCTGGCAATCAATGGAGCGTTTACAAAACTAACACCATCAAGATGCACTGATAGAACACCTTTGAGGATTGCAAGTTTGATACCCTCAATGTTTTTATTGGCAAGTTGTCCGAGTGCTTCAATTTCAATTTCTTTAATTACGCCTTGAGTTAGTTGCCTAGACATTGAGCCCATATATTCAGCGAGTCCAAGATAGTGCTTGATATGTTTGACTAGCTCTGGTTTCAGTCCTGGTAGGTTGACAGCGGACCTTGCAACACCACCACTAAGCACATCTCTAATCTGCTCAGCAACATCGATTGCGACATTGAGCTGGGCTTGACTAGTACTAGCTCCAAGATGTGGAGTAAGAATTACTTTATCGCCGCATTTGTGTAGCGGAGAATCTGTGCATGGTTCCTTATCAAAAACATCAATAGCAGCTCCTGCGACCTTGCCAGAATTGATAGCATCGGCTAGATCCTGTTCATTGATTAATCCACCACGCGCACAGTTGATGATACGCACGCCAGTTTTCATTGTCTCGATACTTGTTTTGTCGATTAGGTTAGTTGTTTCTTTGTTACGCGGCACGTGTAGAGTAATGAAATCAGAACTGCGAAAGATTCCGTTGAGCTCGACTTTAGTCACTCCAAGATCTTTTGCTTTTTCTTCAGAGACAAAAGGATCATATCCAAGGACTTTCATTCCAAGAGCGAGAGCAACTTTGGTTACTCGCTGACCAATTTTGCCAAGTCCCACAACGCCAAGTGTGTGTCCATTAAGTTCAGTACCAAGAAATTCAGAACGCTCCCATTTATTTTCTTTGCAAGACTTGTCTGCTCTTGCAATATGGCGAGCGAGTGCCATCATCATTGCAACGGTATGCTCAGCAGCAGCAATCGTATTACCCTCTGGTGAATTGACAACGATGATACCTTTTTCAGTAGCTGTTTCAACATCGATATTGTCTACGCCAACACCGGCTCTGCCGATGATTTTGAGATTGCCAGCATGTTCTAGAAGTTCTTTGGTTGCTTGAGTTTGTGATCTAACTAGCAGAGCGTC
This portion of the Cyanobacteriota bacterium genome encodes:
- a CDS encoding SIMPL domain-containing protein, which codes for MKKLICIAVILTILGLSAQAEESKPRQVTVTGKSSIKVDPDKATMRFAIINKENDAEKARQKNELTAKKVLNSVRDLGVDEKQMQLESMQITEEKKYDTKTRTYNFDGYKATRVFVVELHKLDLLAGVIAAVVSNGSNELSNVEYGLQDPATVKKQALKNAMVNAMEKTDLILSPLVSKRGELITVDELSNDFINYPRPNYKSVRMMAMAADAPMAEEDAFAQGQIEVEASIRTVFAIAD
- a CDS encoding SDR family oxidoreductase, yielding MAKVAIVTGNAKGLGKAISERLSELAYLEPQIIRSKDYDLKNPQQAQRLIQETIEKYGQLDLLVNNIGTYAAKTIDDLEINEWQDMVATNLNAAFYLSKYALPHLRKSRGSIINIGFAGLESNIPMPRIIAYQSAKAGLLALTKGLAKAEAVNQVKINMVSPGTMENSVEHNAMDKIPMGRLAKMSEVVDAVMLLVQSDYITGQNIDISGGWGL
- the serA gene encoding phosphoglycerate dehydrogenase encodes the protein MAKVLVTDKLDNIGIDILKESCEVDYKPGISAEDLGKIIGGYDALLVRSQTQATKELLEHAGNLKIIGRAGVGVDNIDVETATEKGIIVVNSPEGNTIAAAEHTVAMMMALARHIARADKSCKENKWERSEFLGTELNGHTLGVVGLGKIGQRVTKVALALGMKVLGYDPFVSEEKAKDLGVTKVELNGIFRSSDFITLHVPRNKETTNLIDKTSIETMKTGVRIINCARGGLINEQDLADAINSGKVAGAAIDVFDKEPCTDSPLHKCGDKVILTPHLGASTSQAQLNVAIDVAEQIRDVLSGGVARSAVNLPGLKPELVKHIKHYLGLAEYMGSMSRQLTQGVIKEIEIEALGQLANKNIEGIKLAILKGVLSVHLDGVSFVNAPLIARERGIKVVELKSEDSGAYIDKLRVTLKTDAGNRTIGGTVLQGDIPAIIQIDKYPVNIRPENHSIVTFHKDQPGVVAQVSKILWESSVNISGMNLGRTKDSASAVMVINVDGEVSDADLTKIEALDGMNIAKYVRLKGNI